The following proteins are encoded in a genomic region of Cryptomeria japonica chromosome 11, Sugi_1.0, whole genome shotgun sequence:
- the LOC131034621 gene encoding uncharacterized protein LOC131034621 codes for MPPKTVKKAPAGAGVKKTVTKNATKSTKASTKAANSPSVKTEAEAIEKGQTSATLDATKVEEKPSEATVQPPSSVEVTAMDVEKSVDDVKAEKKETEAVKESTESTAGGSGASKEDDLKEESVKGKELDVEDTDVALQEVQENVGSAEENQIAGGEKAENDEVTAEEDQGGDAEGRGEYKEEVLLDEGEEEHPQHDEMPAPIKERRKQKEFEVFVGGLDKDANEEDLKKVFGEVGEIIEIRLAKNPHTQKNKGFAFIRFATVEQAKKAVAELKNPQVKGKRCGVTRSQDNETLYVRNISRSWTKDDLRNKLKEYGIEDVEELTLMDDPEHEGMNRGFAFLEFNTHLDATNAFKRLQKRDVFFGVDVSAKVAFAKSGIEPDEEIMAQVKSVFVDGLPAAWDEEHVKEKFKKYGEIENVQLARNMPSARRKDFGFINYTTREAALACIEGVNKNELAEGDKKVNIKATLRKPQQKGRSIKDPARVGYQTGYGSARGYSGSRGSRVPWGRSAGVHSGSRFDVRGARDFLGGRDHFRGSRDYSDRGRHLPSSGRMYDRRPTAANYYGEEDELYIQRQGRTSSRSAAAIPRRPAYRDYGYEADYYSEAVPQSHSRIPSRRSAYDEDGYGYHMDEVSAYHDAPVRNYDAVSVPKRPYSDLDPELSYAGPPTRRQRTHLDHDLGAGPVGGSRAGGMEGVSYPPIYSSRNVGGYGQRGAPGSYY; via the exons ATGCCGCCCAAAACAGTAAAGAAGGCTCCCGCTGGAGCAGGGGTGAAGAAAACGGTGACGAAAAATGCCACCAAATCTACGAAAGCCTCGACCAAGGCCGCCAACTCTCCATCCGTAAAAACAGAAGCTGAAGCCATTGAGAAGGGACAGACTTCGGCTACGCTTGATGCCACTAAGGTCGAGGAAAAACCCTCCGAGGCAACAGTTCAGCCCCCCAGCAGTGTGGAAGTGACTGCAATGGATGTAGAAAAATCTGTTGATGACGTCAAGGCCGAAAAGAAGGAGACTGAAGCTGTCAAAGAAAGCACAG AATCAACTGCTGGTGGCAGTGGGGcctcaaaagaagatgacttaaaGGAAGAAAGTGTTAAGGGTAAGGAATTGGATGTAGAGGACACAGATGTTGCACTGCAAGAAGTACAGGAAAATGTGGGTAGTGCTGAAGAGAATCAGATTGCTGGTGGTGAGAAGGCTGAAAATGATGAAGTAACAGCCGAGGAGGATCAGGGAGGTGATGCTGAGGGAAGAGGGGAATATAAAGAAGAAGTGCTGCTTGATGAAGGAGAGGAAGAGCACCCGCAGCATGATGAAATGCCAGCACCTATTAAGGAGCGGAGGAAACAGAAAGAATTTGAAGTTTTTGTTGGTGGGCTTGACAAGGATGCTAATGAAGAGGACTTGAAGAAGGTATTTGGTGAAGTGGGTGAAATTATTGAGATTAGATTGGCCAAGAATCCTCATACACAGAAAAACAAGGGCTTTGCTTTCATTCGTTTTGCAACTGTTGAGCAGGCCAAAAAAGCTGTGGCGGAGCTTAAGAATCCACAG GTAAAGGGGAAGAGATGTGGAGTGACACGAAGCCAGGATAACGAAACCCTTTATGTACGCAACATCAGCAGGTCTTGGACAAAGGATGAT CTGAGAAACAAATTGAAGGAGTATGGAATAGAAGACGTTGAGGAGTTAACTTTGATGGATGATCCAGAGCATGAAGGCATGAATAGAGGCTTTGCATTTTTGGAATTTAACACTCATCTTGATGCAACAAATGCATTCAAACGCTTGCAGAAACGAGATGTTTTCTTTGGTGTTGATGTTTCTGCAAAGGTTGCATTTGCCAAGTCTGGCATTGAGCCAGATGAAGAAATTATGGCCCAG GTTAAGTCTGTGTTTGTTGATGGCTTGCCAGCCGCTTGGGATGAGGAGCACGTTAAGGAGAAATTTAAGAAGTATGGTGAAATTGAGAATGTACAATTGGCACGTAATATGCCTTCTGCCAGACGCAAAGATTTTGGATTTATTAATTATACAACTCGTGAAGCAGCTCTGGCATGTATTGAAGGTGTCAACAAGAATGAGCTAGCTGAAGGAGATAAAAAG GTCAATATCAAAGCTACACTGCGGAAACCTCAGCAAAAGGGACGATCCATCAAGGATCCTGCTCGGGTAGGATACCAAACAGGTTATGGTAGTGCTCGTGGTTATAGTGGCAGTCGGGGGAGTCGGGTGCCATGGGGTCGTAGTGCTGGTGTTCATAGTGGAAGTCGATTTGATGTTCGTGGAGCAAGGGATTTTCTAGGTGGAAGGGATCATTTCCGTGGTTCTCGTGATTATTCAGATAGAGGCAGGCATTTGCCATCTTCTGGGAGGATGTATGATAGGCGACCGACTG CTGCAAATTATTATGGTGAAGAAGACGAACTTTACATACAGAGACAAGGTCGAACTTCAAGCAGATCTGCTGCAGCAATTCCTAGACGACCTGCATACAGAGATTATGGATATGAAGCAGATTACTATTCTGAAGCTGTTCCCCAAAGTCATTCAAGGATTCCCTCACGCAGAAGTGCATATGATGAAGATGGCTATGGTTACCATATGGATGAAGTTTCAGCCTATCATGATGCACCTGTTCGTAATTATGATGCAGTATCAGTGCCAAAGCGCCCATATTCAGATCTG GACCCGGAGCTTTCATATGCAGGACCACCTACAAGACGCCAAAGGACTCACCTGGATCATGACTTAGGAGCTG GTCCAGTTGGAGGTAGCAGAGCTGGTGGAATGGAGGGTGTATCGTATCCACCTATTTATTCAAGCAGAAATGTTGGTGGTTATGGACAGAGAGGTGCTCCAGGATCATATTATTGA